The nucleotide window TAAAGAGTATCACAAGTTATCAGTGATTACTTTTGGGTGAAGTGGTGAATGAATAAGTCATACCTCAGCCACATGGCTGGATTGGGACGCTGTAGCATAGGGACGCCGATGAGTTTTTCCTGCTTGAAAAAGACATTTCTGGTTAAGAAATACAATACTTGTTCTCAACTGTCCATGGGTCAGTATCTATATCTAAAGGTTTTCAAGTTCGATTGCCTCAAAATAATTAGGACCTAATAATTGTATTTCGAGGTCAAATCATTTAAGTCTTCAGACTTGAGTTCACACCTCATGAAGGCTAGTATAGTAGATGCAAGATGTGAAAGCATAGGAGAGGTTTGTCTTACACTACCTTGTGAAGACACCTTTCTCAATCTTACACTGATGAGAACAATGACGATCAAGCTCAAGATGTTTGACATTATTAGGGCGAGGAGCATTGGGTCTGGTTGAGAAGGTTCTGTGATTTAAAAGTAACTATTAATGCCAAATATAGTCATTAAGGATGATATAATTTTGCCAGATTCTTTTGAATTGTAACAATGTTATGAGTGAAAGTGAGGTATGTTGGATTTAGTTAACATCATTAACTGAGAAATCTAGCCTCCAAACGTAATTGGAATTACACATTACCTTCAATGTTCAGCCTGGTCCCATTTCCAAACAGTATCTCCCCACATGAGGCCACAGCACAGTAGTATGTCCCAGCATCAGAAAGGCTGAGGTTCCTCTTGGGGAGGTTGTAGACACAGCTCTGTGTAGGAGACCCAGCCTCAGGGCTCTTCTCACACTGAtcactcctgcctccatgggtgTAAAGGATTCCTGGACGGGATTCTCCTGAGCCCTGTCTGAACCAATAGACACTGTGTTCTCCAGGACAGGTGTCAGCATGTATTGTGCAGTTCAGAGTTACAGAGTCTCCTGGCTGGATGGACTCAGACACTGGCTGCTGGACAAGATGCTGGCTCCTGGTATCTGCACCTTCAATTTACAGGACCAATGAGCTACATTGGATGCCAATTCAATTATTGCATGTTCTTCATAAATAAGctgaaatatacagtatacaatatgCACAAAGTCATCAGTACTTACCCTCATGCGTCAAAAAAACTCCACGACCAAAGGTTATTTCATCATAATTTCGTACAGCACAGTAATACATTCCAACATCGGACATCTCAGCATCAGTAATGGTCAGAACAAACCTATTCTCCTTCTTCCTGGACTTGTACCTGGAGTTGTTTTCGAACTCCCCAAGGAATGTAGGCTCTTTAGAGTTTAAATAAAAAGACACAATAAATACTGGTGCTTCTCCAACTGTTAGCTTGATCCAGTAGTCAAACATACGATCCATTGTGATCAGGCActccaaatcaactgtttgtcCTTGACTGAAGGTCTTCACAACATCTGGATGAACgattgaagcacatgacaatgcTGAAAAGAATGAATAGAATAACATTTTATTAATGGCATGATATTAAACTACTTAATAAGTTTAATTAGGACTTAATTTAAAAAGTGTAAATCAGGTATGTAATAAATCTCTAAAACTAGAATTTGAATTGGATGCTCCAAATTGTAAAATCAGCATTCATCAGTCAAATCTAAAATCAGTATCAAATACAAGCAATTTTTCACATCGGTTGCATTCCAATCATTATGAAGGATTGCATCTATTAACAATACATCAAAACAATTCAATTGAAGATCCAAACTCCTTACCTGCTTTGAATAATAACAGAGGGTGTACAGCAGACAGTTTGACCATTCTTCAACTTTCAGGATCCCTGCATGTATACTTGAAAACATACACTTGTCGAGTCACGGGGGATTTCTTTTATACACACTGGGGATGTAGAGAACTGTAGGCAGTCTGATTGGCTGATATGAAATTCGTAAAAAGAGTGTGAAAAGGTAAACTTGCAACACCGTCGTTATGTCTTGGTCGATGACATGGTTAAGCCATATGTAAATTAAACATCTATATGAATATTGTGTAAAGTTTATGAAGGTTGTGATTATTAGCCTACCAAAGAGCAAGCATACTGGGAGCTCACATCATGTGAAGCTTAGACATTTACAGTAGCTTTCCCCTCCCAATTAACATCCAAAAGTCTAAGCTATTTTTCTGACAATTGCATTATTATACGTGATGACCAATAGAGGGCCATGTTCTGTACCTTACTGACTGCCACGTTTACTGGAAGAGTTCAAATGTATCTCctgggttacatttacatttagtcatttagcagacgctcttatccagagcgacttacagtaagcacagggacattcccctgaggcaagtagggtgaagtgccttgcccaaggacacaatgtcagttgcatgaccgggaagcaaactggcaaccttcggattactagcccgattccctcaccgctcagccacctgactccctaaatgaAGTTAAATGGGTTAAATGAAGACAATATAAACACAAGAGTTACAAGTAAATATTGTTGTCAGCTACATGGATGATATCAAGTAATTTAAACTGATATCCAGGGTTCTACTGTACTTTAGTGAATTAAAATATGTATACGTGATTTGATGAAGTAGCTGTAGGTGGAAATAAATTAAGTGTTCAGTGTGGTCTGCCCACCTCCCATCCCCAATAATTGCAAATGAAATACATACATATGTACAATTTTGAGTGAAACAGAAGGCAAAAATTTAAGAGGCCAGTGcaaattttacccttctgttcttcactcaaaattgtccttgtACCTGGTCCATGtccttttttttaatgaaagaaaaaggtgcagtggtctctcaattttttccagagctgtacatgcatacatacatagtCAAATACTGTTTGATACCAAAGATATTatgaatttttttaaatatcagAGTGGATGAAATAATGTAAATTTAACTGCAACACAAATCATACTTTCTTAAACACAAAAAGAACAATGTCCTAACAACAAAGAGATGGAAATGTAACAGACCCAAGTTAGCCTGTGACATGGAAACTTTCAACCACGACAaatttgtttttttccacaCCCTTCTcaaacactacacacatgcGAGGAAACCGAAACTGTATAAACGGTAGCAAATGCAAAAGATGAGACCGCAAGGAGTACAATGACACTGCACACACCCAACATTTCAGTTTAGCTGCATTGTTTAGAGATATAGTCACCACAAGGCTGCGAATGTGCTATTGCGTGTAACATGCAATTACAAACTGAATAAATATTCTCTAGAATCACACACTTATGAAATTATGAAACAAAgacattatattacatttagatCTAGGGGCAAACTGTGGCAAAACTGAAACACCATGGCATCATGCTTGACAAATTAAATTGACCAACTGTTCCAAGTCCGAATGGTTTTAGTTGAGCCAGATGCCTTAGTTTAGGCCTGTGTGTGGTAGCTCTTGATGCAGACCTGCTAATGCACAAACCCTTTGGTTTTGGTCAAGCAATCTTAGTGTGATGCAATGGAAACATTTTCGAGAGTAGTGCGTGTGTGGTTTTGATGCACTGTGAGGTGTAGCGAGAGTGTGGTTAGAGCAGAAGGACAGTCTTCCTGTGAGGAGGGCTTGTTGTCATTAAAGAATGCACTACCACAGTGGAAAATAAGTAGGTGGGTGGCATCACCTAAACAACCacattcactctcacacacacacgtacacacacaaatggacagATAATAAGGCTGGAAGTACATCAATAACATCTTATCGCTGTATAGTAATTGTGAATGGCAAGGACTGATAGGTTAATAAGTTGAGAAAATGAACTGCTTTAAGAGTCTCAGTGATTTGTCACATGGTTTCAGGAAGTGTTAACGTCACATGCTTTTTACTGTGCATTGTATATGTGGACTGTCTCACACACCAGTACTTCTGAATACCCCAAACGAAAATGTGATTGGCTGGATTGTGACCTCAGTAGTTCTTACTCAACACAGAGATGCTCCTTCCTCTCATACTAAAGGATGTGACATAATAGTGGATCTTCCCCTGCCTTGAACACCAATCATTAGATTCCCCTCTGTCATTCACATCTTTTCTGCCCTCCTTGGCTACTTTGGTCCTAAGTTAAGTGCTGCATAGTCGATCTGCATGCTGATCATGATGAACAGATTCAAGTCAAACTATTTAACAATGCATCCAGTGCGTTAAGCAAGCGAACAGAACCAAGCATCTGTCCGATACACGGTTCTTATTTGTGAGTCCATAGTCAAATTCTTGCTTGGCCTTCTTGTCACACTCAACTTAAAACATGTCTAATAAAGCATGAACAATGCCAAAGAATATAGAAAGACAAATGGGAATCGAGGGCTCATCATTTGGAGCTGGACATCTAAAATGGACATAGGATGGAGACACATAATCTTTGCACGGCTTCATTGAGACCACATCAATTAACAGCTGCACAATTGTCTTATCTCTCCTCAGTACTTCTTATGTCAGTATAAACTGTTTTTAAATTCcagcaacaaaaacaaacatatggTTGACATAAAATGAAGAATACAGAGATGTGAGTTTCACCCCAGTCCCCCAGAATGTCAATCTAGTCACGCCTGTGGCAGGGTTGACATTTACTTTAGTTATATTGCCTCAAGTGGGTGCTACAGTCTGTCATTGCAATTCCTCAATTGTCCACATGTTAAGACTATTGTCAGTAGCTCCAACGAGCAGTCTTCTTCAATCTCAACCACTCAGAAAAGCTCTCTTTCTTACATGACAGGAAGACAATTTGTGCACACGAGAGTCAATATCAGAACACTTGTGATTTACATCTCTACGTCTTTCGTCTATAGTATATAAAATGCTGGAGCAGTTGCGGTAAGGATGATGCAAGACATTGACGAGCCGTTCACTGACTGACACATGAATATATGAATGAGTAAGGGGAGAAACAGAAGGGAAAACAATATACAGAACACAActatacagacacagaaataaaTATGAACCCAAAAAGCGTCCGTAACACAGAGtgcaaaatgtatttttatttgagtATTAGTGCATGTATGTATTGGAAAGTTGTTCACGTTAGGAAAGATGTAACTGAAAGCTGTTTAGGGAAATTTATAGGAAGAGGCTAGTGTGCACTCTTATTGGTCATGGgatggtgtgcttgtgtgctgaCGCAGTAATAAAGTGACATGGCTGCGGTTAGAGCTGAGGGCCATTCTTCCTGTCATGAAGGTTTGCAGTCagaggcacacagagagagagaggcccgttTGACCACAACAGACAGACGCAGACAATCTGTATTTCTTTGTTAGATGGGTCACATCAAAGCCTTGTTGTGCATACACTTATCCAACCACACAGTTTTATATATGTTTTAGGGTAGCCAACTGCACACCCCCTAGAAACATTGGTTTCAAAGATAAAAAGGGAAAAAAGCTTTTTCCCTTTTTATCTTGTATCTTGTAAGACAGCATCATAAAAGAGGAAGTAGCCTAAATGTTGACAAATGTGATAAATTGCTAACATGCATGGTACATGCGCTAAAACAATATGTTTATAGATACATTTTCAAAAGGCTATCCCTGAAGGTAGCCACACAACTGACAATTCATGCCATTCAAAACTCATTAAGTTTTCTTAGCACATCTGCACTTGAGCTAAGACATGAGgttttccccatccccccctcaagCTCAACCCAGTGTGTATAAGGTTGAGGGCCTGGATGAGTGTGACACGGTCTCAGTGGACGTAGCTCAACTCACTAAGGCTTAAAAGCAACATTTCAATGATGGCTTAACAAGTGTCCCCTCTAAGATCCACCTCTAGCTTTATCATGTCATTGCAGCATCCATCTCTAGTCTCCCAGTCTCTCATCgactcccttcctcttcttgaAGGTGTTGTTCAGAGTGTTAGAATCCTCATACTGTGggttgtcaaacacacacatacacaagtggTATCTACTGTGCCATTATAATGCTATTATATCATAATCATATCTTCTGATATCATGACTGTTTGTTATTATCACATTGTCTTGCTTATCTTGCTATTGGTGAAATGTGAAGACATTTGGTGCAAGAATAAACTTTGCAAGAATGAAATCTAACCAATCACACTCAACCAAATTCAGTTGACCTGCTTCACCCAGTTTCTTCTTTCCCTACCAGTCATACATAAGAAGCCAAGTTCTCCCTTGAGTTCACATGACATAATATACATTTTCATACTGTCTTTTCATAACCGCGTAAAATTCAATAGTCTCCATAGAAACATGAACAGGCAATATCTCCTATTGTGGTTGGACGCTGCCCCGTCGGCTGATATGAAGAAGCAGCATGAGGAtggccaggaggaggacagcagTCAGACCATCCAGAATCAGGACCAGTGGAAACATACTCAAAGTTGAGAATGGCTGGCTCTGATtagctatctgtctgtctgtaatgGCTGTAATTCCAGCCTAGGAGGTAAGACAGTCAGGAAAAGGATCGGTGCTTTTTATCAAACCATGCAACAGGATGTAGAACTTTTTGTGGACTGATTGCATCCTCATTACATACAATACCAACTACATCCTGCTGTGTTATGTTATGCATTGATtgatttacaaaaatatttgcctgttttatatataaaatattagAGGAGCAAATCTTTCTCAGGTTTACATTTTCAGTGTATGGTTTGATTTAGCTTATATCTATGGATAAATATGTTCATTGTATAGAGAGTGAATggatgtttattttaatgatagGTTTCTCAGGGATTGTAAGAATGATGTTATAATTTTTACAATATTGGATTTTACACATATATTGTATCAGCCCTTGAAATTCAGGGTTTTATAAGCATACATTACACCTTTATGTGTAATgtataatttatatatatatttatttatatatatattatttaagtATAATTATGAGCAACATTGATGACAAGttcaaaataaaagttcaaTTACATGTTACGTTCTGATTTTTACctccagcacacaaacacacaagtcaaAAGTCGAAGGAACAGTGTGGTTTTTAACTCAGCGAGGGTCATGGCAAGAGAACTGCATCCTCAACAGGAAGGAAGCAAACAAAGTACTGTTCTCAGCCGAAAATGATTCTTGGTTAAGAGTCACCAGCCTTCAGCCATTTACCCACCCACACTCATAACCAATTGTTTCCAATGTTTAGGACCAATAAATCAAGTACATTTGTAACAAATCTACCAAAGGTTGACCTCGCAGGTATATTCTTATTGCACCAATGCAAACATACAGTATTGTGATATGGGAGAAAATTGATTGATTGAATTTTTAGAGAATCTAGAATGAGCAACATCATGCTATGTTCACGGAATGCATCACAGTAATTGCATTCTCAAGAGTTGGTTAGACATAGTCAAGCCAGCTCAATATGTCTCACTCAACATTGAgttcctccttcctgtcaccCTCTCACCAGGAAATGATGAGCTGGGTATAAGGACAGCTATGTCAGATACCAAACATAGTGTCCTTATAAGGGGATTTTTTTGCATCTTACTAAGAGCAACTGGACATTCTACACAGATGTGGTGTTGACAAGACCTGAAACGCCAATACAAATCTGAGCAAAATATTGTCAGCTGTGGTTATTTATTGGTAAATAAAGTGAGGGTCGAAAGGTGCCTTTTAGAGAATATTGCCAGCAAAATCTGATCTACATTGACAACGTTTAAGCAGAGTTGTTGATAACTTAAAATGTCCTAACCAGACCTTTCGACTGGAGTTTTGAGCTATGTGATTTACATTTAACGGTAGAGGGCCATAGACAGTGAAGGTAAAACTCACTaactgaaacatacagcagaggTTATTCGCTGCTCAATTAAATGTCAATTTTAAGAAACCTGCTACTCCATGTTGTCATCTTGTGGCAGCGTACACCACTTGAGTTTCCAGATCCATCTTTCTTGTTCTTTGTCCCTTCTTTCTCTTGGAGGTAAACTTCAAAGGTGCGTAAATCAGTTCTTCAGAATCCtggacctgcacacacaaaaaccatgAGAGAAAAGTTGCTCCTACAGCTTCTAAGACATTTGTATAAGGATGTGTTCATATGTTTACCTGTTcatcttgttgttgttgagagaTAGAACCTGGGATAGGAACGTGAAAAGGAAATTATTCAATGTAAAGtttgatgacattttctcatCAAATTTGCATCTAAATATAATGTCTATCATGTCATACTATACTAGTCTATTTGAGCCGGCAGATTCACAGTGTTGTCAGTTATCATAATTTCATGAAGACTGTGCCAAAGCCATGGGTCGTTCTTTGCACCTGTGCTGCGTGCATCTCTGCCTCGGCTGATATGAAGAAGCAGCATGAGGATGACCAGGAGGAAGACAGCAGTCACACCACCCAGGATCAGGACCAGTGGAAACATACTCATAGTTCCATCTTCTAGGAAAATATAATGCATTTTAGGACAGGGAAATAGAACCTTATTTGCTGTCAAAGCACCTACTTAGACAAGTTACTGCACCTGTTACTGTTTATTCAGTGTTGCATATATACTATATTCAGTACTCAAAAATAGTCTTTAGTCCAAAAATGAACATAAGATTTCATCAGTTTAAGCGTTCCGGTGGCTATACTGACAGATACATGAGAGACCATGGTAAACGTACTGTCTGAGCATAACTTTGTACCATGGTTATCAGCGTCCTCAGAAACTGTAGGAGGatcaaaaatgaaaacattcaggttttttttacatttaaactGTCTGGCCTCATCCACTGATTACAAACAATATCTACTGTTAAACTGTTTTCATATCAAAAGTTATTATTTAACATTTTATAAGATAATGTTAGTTGTgtcagaatatttttttttatatattaccTTTGATTTCGAGGAATGTCAAATTGGTGAAAATCATGTAAACATCAAACTTTCCACAGAAATACAAGCCAGTGTCAGAGAAATCCACCTCTCTGATTGTGAGAAAAATGAAAGTGTTGTTGTACCTCATATCTAAGCGCCTAGCTTGAAATCCATCATGATACTTGACATTATCTGGGCTAGAGCTGTACGTGGAAGCGATACACAAGGGCTTGGATCGGTTTACTTGTTTGAACCAGGCTATGTGTCCTGGTTCCCCGTTGCTGTTGACGCATTGGAGGGTGACATTCTCCCCAGGACGTGCCACCATTGAGGGGACCATTATGTAACCCAACTCAACAGTGGTCAAACCTACAGAAGGTGAAAAGTAATTGTAAAAGAGATAATGGTTCACTTAAAATATAATAAAGTGTAACTTTTAGTTACCAACCTTTAAAATACTTACACAACCAGTGCACTAGAAGAGCTGggaatggtgtgtgtttcaTCCTGGGTGATGATCTACTCAGGCAGCATACGGTATGAAAGCAGTAAGTCCTTCTAAAGACATGAAAGGGACTGTTCATCATGGTGGTGACATGAGACAATGCAACAGGAGAGCACAGATTAATTTTTTCTCTTAAACCACATTACCATTTCCCCTGTGTTTTAAGTGTTGCTCTAAAGTGTTATTGATTTCCCTCAACTTTCactttcatttattttattactACTAGTATTGTATTATATAGTAATGATACCTTGGACCAGACCTCCTCACCATTGGTTACCTGCTCTTCAGCTTATATTTCTGCAAGCCAGCCACTTAATGGGACTCTTAGCTGAACtctggacagtcctgaactctGGACAGTCAAACTAAGGCCCCATACATTCATATCATCATACTACAATGCcaggacactgtgtgtgtgtgtggctcaacAGGGCATTGCATAAAGTCGACAACTGGCAGGTGTATGGTTCAGGATCCAAGGTTGTGTAGTAAAGCACTTGGAGTTATGTGgacaaaaaaaagatatatatatttgatataAAATGTACAGATTGTACAGACAAGGCAGGCCATTGCTCTTTAGGGGTCCCCGTCCAATGTTTCATGATAGCCGTAATCCGTTCTCAACGTTAAATTGAAAGTCAATGAAGGAAAATGAATAGGAGTTGGTAAGTGGATCAGATAATGATGATTATCTTTATTATCTTAAAGGCAGGATCGGTAAGTTTTTCTTACTTAACAATTtctctcccttcaaagccactcccctaCGAGAATGTAGAGGTGTGAACCGATAGGAGAATCGTTCATTTTTCAGGTGACTGTTGCATAGAGCCAGCAGATACAGACTTTTCATCACTTCCCATGTATTCACTTCAGCCATCACTTAATGGAGTTTTAAATCATTGAGGTTTGGGAGGAGAAAACCACAACTCCCATCTCCCACCTGACCCTCATGAGCTAATCCAATGTTATGCAATGACAGTTTATTGACTGAGAAACTATGCAATACTAGTGGGAAGTTGGTGTAAGTATACTTCAGCAGAGAGGTtgcaaataaaaattattcaaCAATAATTGGCCAGTAGTGGGCACACTTTCTTGACATTACTGATACATGACTAACAGACAGACTATGAAGGAAAATATTTTGTAAGAGTTAAGTTTTTGAAGttcagttttcattcaacaaTTAGCTTTTTCCACCAAAATGGAGAttctgaaatatcaacaccaccAAAATCAAAGGTAAGACATAGACCTGTAAGTGACATTTTCATACTAAGGGGCACCTCAATTTACGCTTACCAGCCATCCAGACAACTGTAGTAACAAAGACatgtcatccccccccccccaaccacaatTTAAGTtgcttaaaaacacacacagatctagaAATTAGATGGCctggttacatttagtcatttagtagacgctcttatccagagcgacttacagtaagtacagggacattcccccgaggcaagttgggtgaagtgccttgcctaaggacacaacgtcattttgcacggccgggaatcgaactggaaaccttccgattactagcccgattccctaaacgctcagccatctgacccccatgagCCATCTGGTTAGTTGGTATGTCAGTACTGAGTTGATATGTCAACACTGAGTTGATCCTGTTCAGTTCTGTTATTTCTGAGAATACACCTGACAGTTGAGAGCCACACTCAGCCTCAAGGATACTCTGTCCATTTTCTGTCTGAATCTAGGTTAGTTCAAGTCACCACAACCGTCAGTCTCTTCCTATCTTTCTATCTGTGGTTCACTCTACTCACTGTTTTTAATAACATGTATTACACTATTATTACCTGAAAACATTTTGAATGAGCTCAAATTAAGTTTTCCTTTACCTTAATATGTGAGCTGATTTCTTTAATTGTTTTAACTGAATGGTTATTTAATCTCTTCATTTCTGTCAAGGAGGGAGATGattaatatatgtatatatatatttatatgtgtTTGCAGACATGTCAATGAACAACCGTATGGATGGGGGTGTtttaaaatgaataaaaaacatgtttttctctCCTAGTTTTTATGCAAGAAGTGACACAGTCTATACTGCAGGACAAAAGTCTGTCAATGTTGGAGACACGGTAACTCTGCATTGCTTCTACCAAGGTGTTATGGCAATGCACTTTTCTTGGTACCGGCAAACCCCAGGAGATAAACCCCAGCTGGTATCTACAATGTATAAGTATGAACCAAAAGCCAGACTGCACAATGAGTTTGAGTACAATCCTCGCTTCTTTGTGCAATGTGGTGAAGGAACAAATCACCTGACAATCTCAGACGTTAAATCTTCAGATACAGCTATGTATTTCTGTGGAAGCGCACACTCCAATGTTAAAAGTATTTGTTGACAATGTATTTTTCAATGTAAAAGGTACAGATTTTATGTCAGTATTGAAATAGTATAGAATCACCGATTTTTCAGATCCTTTGAGCAAATTTGAACCTCATCCAATTTCACTATTTGTGATTCTTGCTGGAATGATTATCTGGATATAAAATTGATTAAATTGTTAATATCTATACTTCTTCACAGGG belongs to Osmerus mordax isolate fOsmMor3 chromosome 23, fOsmMor3.pri, whole genome shotgun sequence and includes:
- the LOC136967573 gene encoding signal-regulatory protein beta-2-like, producing MVKLSAVHPLLLFKAALSCASIVHPDVVKTFSQGQTVDLECLITMDRMFDYWIKLTVGEAPVFIVSFYLNSKEPTFLGEFENNSRYKSRKKENRFVLTITDAEMSDVGMYYCAVRNYDEITFGRGVFLTHEGADTRSQHLVQQPVSESIQPGDSVTLNCTIHADTCPGEHSVYWFRQGSGESRPGILYTHGGRSDQCEKSPEAGSPTQSCVYNLPKRNLSLSDAGTYYCAVASCGEILFGNGTRLNIEEPSQPDPMLLALIMSNILSLIVIVLISVRLRKVSSQGKTHRRPYATASQSSHVAEEEEELNYAAVNIHKREQTGTRQTMEMDVVYSGVRQWE